The sequence ACGCGGTACCGTGCGGCGGATTCGGTGGATCTCCCGATACCCCGGTCATGGGCCAACTCACGGTCCATCCGTCGCCGGAGGGTGAGACGGGACAGCAACTCTATATCACCGGATCGAATATCCCGCCGGTGTTCGTGATGCTGGGTGGCGCGATGCTCACCGAGCTGAACGCGAGCAACTCGGCCGTCGTGGTGCGGCTGCCGTCGACGGCGATGACCGGGAACCTCACCATTCGTCGCAAGTCCGATAACGTCTCCGGCACGCTCCAGCAGAACTATCGCGTGGTCGCCCCGCCGCTGAATTGGTCAAACTGGGCACAGCCGGCCGTCACCGGGGCCGTGGAGGACATGAAGCGCTGGCTGCAGGGCGCCCGGGTCCAGTCCGGGTGTGCGATCGAAGGTCCCCTGGCGACGCTCCTCGCGGGGTCGTTCACATCAGCCACCGGATACGCGAACACCGTGCGCACGCGCCTGACCTCGGCCGGCGCTCCCGCCGCCATCGCCGATGCCTGGGACCTCGCCTTCCGGCAGGCGTTCGACGCGTATACGTCGCAGATCATCACGGTCCCGCCGCTGGCACTCTATCCATCATTTGCCGCCGTGATGGCCTCCAAGATCGGCCCAGTCCCCAACGTCCCCATGCCCCTGGGGGCCTTCACCAGCCTCGGTGGTCCCCAGATGCTCGCCCTGGCCCTCGGTGTCCGGGTGAAGAATGCGCTCGCCCCCGTCTCGGTCGATGTCCCGGCCCGTGCGCAGGCGGCTGATGCCTTCGCCACCGCCGTGAGCGGGCACTTCGCCGGGCTCCTGCTGAACTCCCTGGTCGTGAACCTGATGGGCGAGGGTCCGGTCCCGACGTACAAGACCGGGGGGGCGGGCCCCGTGAGCGGTGGCACATGCAAGGGCACGAACATCGTCCTGCTCAAGTGAGTTCCGTCGTGGCACGACCTCGCATCGCTCCCGCGCGCGCGTTACATACAGACGTCCCGGACCCCCATATCGCATGACCGAGGATCCCAGGCATTGGGCGCGCGTCGACGCACTCTTCGCGGAAGCGTTGTCGCTGGAGGCGGGGGAACGCGAGGCCTACCTTGATCGTGCCTGCGGCACCGACGACGCCCTGCGCGGGGAAGTCGTCGCCTTGCTCGCGTCGGTCACGGCCGCGTCGGACCGGATCGGCGACTCCGCCGACGCGCTGTTTGTGCCCTCCGGGCCCCTCGTGGACGCGCCGGACGCGGCGCTCCCCGAAGGCTCCATCGTCGGCCCGTATCGCGTCCGTCGACTCGTCGGCCGCGGTGGGATGGGCAACGTCTACGCGGCCGTCCGCGACGATGGCTCGCTCACCCGCGACGTCGCCCTCAAGGTGGTGCGGCAGGGCGCCGCCTCCCCCGGACTGATCCGTCGCCTGCGGCGCGAGCAGCGGATCCTCGCCGGACTCGAGCACCCCGGCATCGCGCGACTCTACGACGCCGGGATGACGAAGGATGGGACGCCGTACCTCGTCATGGAGTTTGTCGACGGAGTGCGCATCGACACCTGGGTCCGCGACGCGGGCTCGACACCCGGGCCATCCTCGCCGTGTTCGACGACGTCTGCGACGCGGTCGCGTTTGCACACCAGCGTTTCGTGATTCACCGCGACCTCAAGCCGGCCAATATCCTCGTCGACGCGCAGCGCCGCGCCCGGCTCCTGGACTTTGGCATCGCACGCCTCACCGACGACACCGACGAGGAGACCCTCACCCGCCCCGGCCAACTGGTCCTCACCCCGGAATACGCCTCGCCCGAACAGGCGCGCGGCGAGCCGGCGACTGCAGCGATGGACGTCTATGCGTTGGGAGTCCTCCTGCACGAGCTGCTCACCGGGGTGCGGCCCGAGTGGCAGCGGATGGTGATGACGCAGCAGTCCCTGGTTGGTGTCGAGCGGGCCATGCGTGCGCCCAGCGCTGTGGCCGCCGATGCGACGCGAGCGCGTGACCTGCGCGGCGACCTCGACCAGGTGATCCTCACGGCGCTCGCGCCCGATCCGGCGCGACGTTACCCCACGGTCCAGGAGCTGCGCGACGACCTGCGCCGCGTACGGGACGGCTACGCGATTCGCGCCCGCCGTCCTGGTATCGCCGAGCGCACCTGGCGCGCCGCCCGCCGCAACCCGGTCCTCGCCAGCGCATGGTCGGCGGCGATCGTCCTTGGCATCGCCTTCCTCGCGAGTGTCTTCGTCCAGAACGCACGAGTCGGGCGGGAACGCGACCGCGCGACAGCCGCGCGGGATTCAGCAGCCGCTGATCGTGATCGCGCCCTCGCCACCAACCGTGTCCTCTCCTCGCTCTTCGACGCCGCCGATCCCTGGAACACTCGCGACGGCGCCCCGGTGACGCTGGGCGAGGCGCTCGACCGTGGCGTGGCCCGCGTCAACCGGGAGCTGGCCGGTCAACCCGCCGCACGGGCCGTGTTGCTGACCGCCATTGGCAAGGCCTACACAGGGCTTGCGCGCTACGACGATGCCCAGGCGGCCCTGGACACCGCGCGTGCGTTGCAGGCCACCGATCCTGCGTCGACGGCTGACGAACGCGCCGCCACCCTCACGGCCCTCGGCCTCCTCGCCTCAGCGCGCGGACTGACGACGGCGGCGGAGTCCTTGCACACCAGTGCCCTGCAGCTCCGCACAGACGCGATCCCGCGACCGTTGGACTCGGTCGTTGCACCTGCTGCGCCGGCGCCCGATCGCCGATTGGCGATCGCTTTGGTGAACGTGGGCGCGAGTCACATGGACGCGCGACGGTTCGATTCGGCGCGCGTGTACCTCGATTCCGGCATCGCCGTGTTGCGCGCGCAGCGACCCATGGACTCGACCGCGCTGGCCGAGGCCCTCAACAACCGGGCGACGCTCGCCATGCGGGGCAACGACTTTCCCCTGGCCGCGCGCCTGGCCTCCGAAGCCCTCGGCATCAACCGCCTCGTCCTCGGGAACGACCATCCCCGCGTGGCCGGGGAAATGACCAACCTGGCCTTCCTGCTCGATCGCACGGGGCGCAGCGCCGAGGCGGAACCCATGGTCCGCGAGGCGCTGCGCATCCTTGGCGCTCGCGTACCTGCCGGTCACCCAACCATCCGCAGCGCTCGCGTGTTGCTCGGCAATATCCTCTCGCGCACGGGGCAACTCGAGGAAGCATCGGGGCTGATTGCCGACGTTGTGCGGGTCGAGCGCACACTGCCGGAGGCACAAGCGGGATTCTCCGTCACGCTCGACAACTATGCCGGCGTCCTCGAGAAACTCGGGCGACATTCCGACGCCCTGGCGACCTACCGTGAGGCGCTGGAGGTGGCCCGTCAAACATCCGGCCCGGAGAACCCCGGGGTGGCCATCATGCAGGGCAAGGTCGCCGACATGGCCTGCCGGGTGGACGGCCCCTCCGAGGAGGTGCTGCGGTTGTTTGGGGAGTCGAACCTGGGACTGGAACGCATCTTTCCGGAGACACATCCCTTTCGCGTCGGAGGGCGCGGGACGCGGGCGATGTGCCTGCTCCGCGCCGACCGCCGCACCGAAGGTGAGCCCGAGCTGGTGGCGGCGTTCGATGCAGCCCGACGAGGCCCGCCGCAGCTGCACGGCATGGCGCGCCTGTTCGGCAACGACCTCGTGGCCCTGTACACCCGCCTGGGCGACCAGCAAAAGGCCAACGTCGTCCGCGCGCAGGTCGACTCCCTCACCGCCCCAGGCTCCCGCTGAGCAACGCCGAGGGACCGATGATACGCCGCAGTCCCGAAATCCGATGGTGAGAGTGTCCCTTCATCGGATCCTCTCTCATGCGCATCTCGAAGCTCGGCCTGATCGGCGCCATCGGTGGCGCCGTCCTCACCACCATCGCTGCTGCCAGCCCGCGCGGATTCGCGGCAGTCGCCGAGACCTACTACGGCTGCCTGCCCAACTACACGTTCCAGGTGAGCGGCACCAATGCGCGCTGCTACAAGCCGGGAACTACCACCACCGCGGACATCATCTGTGGAATCGGCGCGGTCAAGGCGCTGGACCAGTTCAACGGGGGAAAGGACGGCTGCCAGCTGAAGACCAACAACCTGCTCACCAACTACACCTGCCCGACGGGCTACGCGCAGAAGGTGCAGCCTGGCCCGGACATGTGCACGAAAGCAGGTACCCCATCGATCCTGGCGCCATCAGTAGCAAAGAGTCTTTAGGCGATGCCGCGCGGGGCGGGAACCCTCCCGCCCCCGTTCAGGCCGTCCCCTCGGTCATGAAGCGATACAACCAGGCGCGGGCCCGGGCCCAGTCCCGCTTGACCGTGGGGACGGAGAGCCCGACGACGGGGGCGATCTCCTCGTAGCCCAGCCCGGCAAAGAACCGGAGTTGCACCAGCTGCCCGAGCCTGGCGTCGTGCTGTTCCAGCCGTACCAGCGCCTCCTCGATCGCCAGCAGGTCCTCCGCGCGATCCACCGCCGGCAGCGCCCCTTCATCCAGCGAGACCGCGCGTGCACCACCGCCCCGCTTCTCGGCCACGCGCGCCCGCGCATGGTCCACCAGGACGTACCGCATCGCGCGGGCCGCCAGGGCCATGAAGTGCGCCCGATCGTTCCACACCGCCGCATTCCCCTCGCTCAGGCGCAGGTAGGCTTCGTGAACGATGGCGGTGGTGTTGAGCGTCTCGGACGCCCCCTGCCGCGCCCGCTGGTCATGCGCGAGGCGCCGCAGCTGGTCGTAAACCTGGGCGTACAGTTCGCCGATCGGCGAGGCGGGAGGTTCCGACGACACGACATATATAGGGGCCATGGACAGCGGCACGCGCAACCCCCCTACGGCGCGCGGCATGGCGTGGCACCGGCGCGCGCGAGGTCGTGCCGCGTCCTGTCGCGCACGACCCCGGTCACGTCGACCCGATCCCGGCGGTTCCGGACGGACGTCAGAACGCCTCGTCGATCGCCTTGGAGCAGCTGCCACCGCTCTTTGAAAGCGTCATCTTGCTGATCGTCACACTGTACTTCTTTGCCGGCTGCAGCTGCTTGAGCCCCGCGCGCAGCAGCGAGTGATCGTCGTAAATCTTGACGCTCGACGCGGCGAGCGATTGCCACTGCGCCCCACTCACCTCGTAGCCCTTGAGCGACCACCCGTTCTTGAGCCCGCTGGACTCGCTGAAGAACAGGACCTGCGGGTTGAACTCTGGCAGCGGGGACCACGCAACCGGCGGCGTGTTGACCACGCATCCGATAGTGGGGCCAAAAGGCATCAGCTTGGCGCTGCCCCCGGGGAGGTTCCAGAAGCACTGGAAGGTCCATCCTCGCTGTTTGGCAAGGTCGTACGCGTTGTAGACGTTGATGTTGCAGTCCGTGGCCTCAGCCACACTGGCGGTCGTGGTGCATAGCAGGAAGAGCAGCGTGGCGCGTCGTCGCAGGGAGCGAGTCATGTTGCAAAGGGGTGAGAGGTGGCCACTTCCAACATCGGGAATGCCACTCGGATCGTATCACCCGGCTTGCTACCGGCCCCCGCCCTGGTCCGACCTGGCGCGCCCTTCCGCCTGTCGCCGGGCGCTTCCTCGCTGCCCCGATGAGCCGCATCGGCGGCGCTCGTCGCAGGGACGCCATGGTGCCGTTGCGGGCTCCCCGGTGGCCAGGGTCGCGACGCGAGTACTGGCGATCGAGGCGTTGGAGGTCGAAACTCCTGCCGCCTGGCGACCAACACTCTCGGGAACCGCGATCTCCGCGCGGGGGTATCGCATCGCGGCGTCGGGGTGGTTCAGTGTCACCAACTCCAATTTGCCGGCGGAGCACTCCATCTCGGCCAGGGGGTCGAAGTGAATCGAAGACGACATGTCGGAGTGCTCGCGATCGCGTGCGCCTTGCTCCTCTTCGCGCTCCCTGGGTGTCAGGACGTCCCGGAGGTCACGTCGCCGACGAACCCGACCCCGGTCGACGTCGAGTTCGACCAGGGGTCGGGCATTGCAGCCCGCGAGCTCTCCACGACCCAGGTGCAGAATCTGGCGCTTCTCGGCAGGGTCTGGGGCTTCGTGAAGTATCACCATCCCAAGGTGACGGTCGGTGGCGTCAACTGGGACTACGAACTGTTCCGCGCCCTCCCTGCGGTCCTCGCGGCTCAGGACCACGCGTCAGCGTCTGCCGCAATGGTCGGTTGGATCGACCGTCTGGGCGCCGTTCCACCCTGCAGTCCGTGCGCAGCGGCAGCCACAGACGCGCAGTTGCCAGCGGACAACGCGTGGATCACTGACGGTGCTACCACCGGCGCGGCGCTCAGCAGCCGACTCCAGACTATATTGCGGAACCGTCCTGTGCTGCCGTCGCAGCGATACGTGTCGTTTTTCCCATCGGTCGGGAACCCCGATTTCTCGGGTGAGCAGCGCTACGCAACGCAGACGTCACCCGACGCCGGCTACCGACTCCTGGCGCTCTTCCGCGTCTGGAACATCATCCAGTACTGGTTCCCGTATCGGGATGTCATGAACGAGAACTGGAACAGTGTGCTCGTCGAATACGTCCCCCTCATGATGCGAGCGATGGACGGGGACGCGTACCGACGCACGCTCATCCGGCTGATCGGCCGAGTCTACGATACGCACGCGAATATCTGGAG comes from Gemmatimonadota bacterium and encodes:
- a CDS encoding tetratricopeptide repeat protein, which gives rise to MFDDVCDAVAFAHQRFVIHRDLKPANILVDAQRRARLLDFGIARLTDDTDEETLTRPGQLVLTPEYASPEQARGEPATAAMDVYALGVLLHELLTGVRPEWQRMVMTQQSLVGVERAMRAPSAVAADATRARDLRGDLDQVILTALAPDPARRYPTVQELRDDLRRVRDGYAIRARRPGIAERTWRAARRNPVLASAWSAAIVLGIAFLASVFVQNARVGRERDRATAARDSAAADRDRALATNRVLSSLFDAADPWNTRDGAPVTLGEALDRGVARVNRELAGQPAARAVLLTAIGKAYTGLARYDDAQAALDTARALQATDPASTADERAATLTALGLLASARGLTTAAESLHTSALQLRTDAIPRPLDSVVAPAAPAPDRRLAIALVNVGASHMDARRFDSARVYLDSGIAVLRAQRPMDSTALAEALNNRATLAMRGNDFPLAARLASEALGINRLVLGNDHPRVAGEMTNLAFLLDRTGRSAEAEPMVREALRILGARVPAGHPTIRSARVLLGNILSRTGQLEEASGLIADVVRVERTLPEAQAGFSVTLDNYAGVLEKLGRHSDALATYREALEVARQTSGPENPGVAIMQGKVADMACRVDGPSEEVLRLFGESNLGLERIFPETHPFRVGGRGTRAMCLLRADRRTEGEPELVAAFDAARRGPPQLHGMARLFGNDLVALYTRLGDQQKANVVRAQVDSLTAPGSR
- a CDS encoding protein kinase, with translation MTEDPRHWARVDALFAEALSLEAGEREAYLDRACGTDDALRGEVVALLASVTAASDRIGDSADALFVPSGPLVDAPDAALPEGSIVGPYRVRRLVGRGGMGNVYAAVRDDGSLTRDVALKVVRQGAASPGLIRRLRREQRILAGLEHPGIARLYDAGMTKDGTPYLVMEFVDGVRIDTWVRDAGSTPGPSSPCSTTSATRSRLHTSVS
- a CDS encoding sigma-70 family RNA polymerase sigma factor → MAPIYVVSSEPPASPIGELYAQVYDQLRRLAHDQRARQGASETLNTTAIVHEAYLRLSEGNAAVWNDRAHFMALAARAMRYVLVDHARARVAEKRGGGARAVSLDEGALPAVDRAEDLLAIEEALVRLEQHDARLGQLVQLRFFAGLGYEEIAPVVGLSVPTVKRDWARARAWLYRFMTEGTA